GAGCGATCCCGGCCAATGCCGCGCGGTCGCCTACGACCTGGTGATCAACGGCAGCGAAGCCGGCGGCGGCACCATGCGGATCCACGACAACAAAGTGCAGCAACAGGTCTTTGGCCTGTTGGGGATGACGCCGGAAGACGCCAAAGAACGCTTCGGATTTTTGCTCGACGCGTTGCAATATGGCGCTCCGCCGCACGGCGGCATCGCGCTGGGGATCGATCGCTGGGTGATGCTGTTCGGCGGCTTAGATAACATCCGCGACTGTATCGCTTTCCCGAAGACGCAGCGGGCCGCCGACCTGATGACCGATGCGCCCGGCAATGTCGATCGCAAACAGTTGGAAGAACTGGCGATCAAGATCCTGCGCCCTGACGAGCTGAAGAAATAGCCGCTATTGGTCCTGTGTTTTGCGATAGGTTCGCAGTTCGTAATCGAGAACCGGCGTCGTAGCGACCAATCGCCACTCGCTGTGGTTTGGCATTTCGTCGGAGAGCGGTTCACGCGAATCGACGATCAAGGTCTGCACGCCGAAGTCCTCAAAATCCTGCTGCGCTGCGGTCCAATCGGCTGCAAACGTCTTGCCTAAATAGGGCTGCTTGGCATAGTACGAAACCAAGAGCCCGTCTTGCCAGCGATCACCAATCATCGCGATTGGTCCTTGGATCTGTTCGGCTTGCAGTTGATTACCCAAGCGATGCTGAACACGTCCCGAAGCTCGTTCACTGATTGCGTCTCGCAGCAGATAAAAAGAAGGCCGCAGCGAGCAACTGCAAACCAGATAGATCGCAAAGCCCAGCGGCACAAAGCGTCGCCAGGGGGATGGTTGCTGGTCAGACTGCGGATTGACGGCGATCAGTTGCTCGCAAAACGCCCACAACTGCGCGATGCACAGCGGCATGAGCACAGGCCACATATAGCGAATCTCGAACGCGACCGGCATAAATCCGCCGGCATAGATGCCGCACGTGAGGATCATCCAGACGACCAGAAAACGAGCGCGGACCGGTCCGTGAACCAGGGCAGACAACCAGACCAGGAAGAGCGCCGCCGGAAACAGCCCGAAGACGTCAAAGACCCAAAATCCTTCGACAATCTTCCGAGCATTGCTTTTGAAATGCCGCAATTGGCGCATCACGTTTTCGGTGGACGAGATCGGAGACCAATCTTCAAACTCGAGCTTCTCCGGCGTTTCCCAGACGTTGATGCGTCCCTCGACCGGCGATTGCAACTTGTACAGCACGTGCCAATCAAAGTCTTCGATGCCAACCTGGTAGTGATTGAACGCCCCCGAGTTGGAAAAAGTAAACCGGCCGTATTTGCTTGATAAAATTCCGATCCACGGCCCCGCGACAATCGCAAAGACCAGAACGCCAACTCCCCAACCAGCGCACGCTTTCCAGAAAGCGGTCTCTTTGCGATCGGTGAAGTATCGGATCGCAACGCAAAAGGTGAAGTGCGCCAGAAAGAAGGGAAACGCATACGCTTTGGCGAGAAACGCAACCGCGCCCAATGCTCCGGCCGCGGCGGCATACCGCCAGTCGGTCAGTAGGCGGTTCGAAGCGGACAGCGGAAAATAGAGCAACAAAAACAATGCGATCGCGACGTCCGGTGTCGTTAATGCACAACTCCAAGCAACGCAAGTCAGCGTGGCGATCAGGCCAACGACCCACTGCCCGCGAGTCTTTAATTCAAATATATGGGTGGTCGCCCCAATGGCCGCGGCGACATAGCTCACACCCACGATCCCCTGCGCGATTCGAAATCCGACGACAGGATCGAGGCCGGCGGCAATCATCGGCGCTGAGAGGATCGACAGCAGCGGGCTCCAGTATCCCGAAGCGGCCTGCCACAGATCGCCGCGCGCAAAAAAGTCGGCTTGCTGAACGTACGCGGTTCCATCCGGGCCGATAGCGTACAAAACCCAAGGAGCGCAGAGAGCGAATAACGCGACGAAGAGCGTCTGGCAAACGAGAACAATTTTCCAGCGTACCACGGAATTTTACGGGGATATTTTGGAGCGATGGACCCACGACAACTGCGTTTTCCCTGAAGGCGAAGCGTCTGCCGTAGTGCGAAACAAGCTGACCAAGGTAACCGAAGCAGGCGAAGCCGAAGCTTCGTCGATGCAGATCAACGCTGGTCAGCGCCGCAATCAAACAAAAACGCTACAGACTAAAAGGGAACCGCTCTAGGGGCGTACTCAAAAGAATAGCCCGCACCTTGCGGTGCGGGCCATCAAATGTCGATCATTCTCGAAATATCGGTTTTAACGCGCGGCGACGTAAACTCGCATCGAGCGTTCCGGCATGACAAACTTGCCGGAAGCAGGGGGACGCGGGCCGTTCAAATCAGGATAAACGTCGGCCGGCGGTTCGGCGGCGGTGTCGACAAACATTCGCCAGCTGGTCGCTTTGGCGACCGGCGGCAGAATAAACTGCGCCGGCGCCGCACTGGCGTTCATGATCAACAGCACGTCACGGCCGACGCCATGCGGATCGTTGAACGGCTCGGGAGCCGCCAAGACGCAAGTCAGCGTCCCTTCGGCCGCGTCCCAGGTGACCGCCGTTCCGAGCGCGCTATACCAGTTGACGTCAAACAACCCGCGACGTCCGGTCGGCTTTCCGCTGAGGAAGTGTTTCTGCCGCACGGTCGGCTGATCGCGTCGGAACGCAACCAACGCTTTAACAAACCGTCGCAGGTCGGCGTTCTTCTCGACCAGCTTCCAGTTCATGTAGGAGATTTCGTTGTCTTGGCAGTAGGCGTTGTTGTTGCCCCCCTGCGTTCGACGACATTCGTCTCCCATCAAGATCATCGGCACTCCCTGCGACAGCAGCAGGGTGGTCATCATGTTCTTGATTTGCCGCTGACGCGTTTTCTCGATGCTGCGACGACGCGTCGGGCCTTCCACGCCATAGTTGTAGCTGATGTTGTGGTTGTCGCCATCGCGATTGTTTTCGCCGTTAGCTTCGTTGTGCTTATCGTTGTACGACACCATGTCGTTCATCGGAAAGCCGTCGTGCGACGTGATGAAGTTAATACTGTGGTACGGCTGACGTCCGCCCGGTTGATACAGGTCGCTGGAACCCGCCAAACGCGTCGCCAAGGCGCCAAGTTTGCCGGGATCGCCGCGCCAGAACGAACGGAGGTCGTCACGATACCGCCCGTTCCATTCGGCCCAACGCATGTTGGCGAATGAACCGACCTGGTAGGCGCCGGCGGCGTCCCAAGCTTCGGCGATGATCTTGGTGTCGGCCAACAACGGGTCTTCGGCGATCGCTTCGACCAGCGGCGGATTCGGCACCAGGTTGCCGTTGCGATCGCGGCTTAAAATCGACGCCAGATCGAAGCGGAAACCATCGATATGGTAGTTGTGAACCCAATGTCGCAGACTATGGAAGATCATCTCGCGGACGATCGGATGGTTGCCGTTGACCGTGTTCCCGCAGCCAGAATAGTTTTTATAATGGCTGCCGCCGTTGGCCATCATGTAGTAGACCTGGTTCTCGAGCCCTTTGAAGCCGAGGATCGGCCCCATCTCGTTCCCTTCGCAAGTATGGTTGTAGACGACGTCGAGAATGACCTCGATCCCTGCCTGATGCAGCGCCTTGACCATCTCTTTGAATTCGCGAACCTGGCCGCCTGGTTCTTTGCTGGCGGCGTAACCTCGATGCGGCGCAAAG
The nucleotide sequence above comes from Blastopirellula sp. J2-11. Encoded proteins:
- the glgX gene encoding glycogen debranching protein GlgX, with the protein product MLMVYPHPELQFTHILPYGAVLHERGVQFVVFSRNATAMRLLMYKSVDDTEPSEIIDFDRDTDRWGDIWSIFVPGVSAGQLYHFQAEGPYDPSRGMLFDGRARLIDPYAKALAGTFQPALDGIVRPPKCVVVDDQFNWEGDRHLRRDLSESIIYEMHVKGFTASDTSGVKNPGTYAGVVEKIPYLKSLGVTAVELMPVHEFPIMDMMTGEKPTRNNYWGYDSMAFFAPHRGYAASKEPGGQVREFKEMVKALHQAGIEVILDVVYNHTCEGNEMGPILGFKGLENQVYYMMANGGSHYKNYSGCGNTVNGNHPIVREMIFHSLRHWVHNYHIDGFRFDLASILSRDRNGNLVPNPPLVEAIAEDPLLADTKIIAEAWDAAGAYQVGSFANMRWAEWNGRYRDDLRSFWRGDPGKLGALATRLAGSSDLYQPGGRQPYHSINFITSHDGFPMNDMVSYNDKHNEANGENNRDGDNHNISYNYGVEGPTRRRSIEKTRQRQIKNMMTTLLLSQGVPMILMGDECRRTQGGNNNAYCQDNEISYMNWKLVEKNADLRRFVKALVAFRRDQPTVRQKHFLSGKPTGRRGLFDVNWYSALGTAVTWDAAEGTLTCVLAAPEPFNDPHGVGRDVLLIMNASAAPAQFILPPVAKATSWRMFVDTAAEPPADVYPDLNGPRPPASGKFVMPERSMRVYVAAR